The following proteins are encoded in a genomic region of Oryctolagus cuniculus chromosome 6, mOryCun1.1, whole genome shotgun sequence:
- the KCNV1 gene encoding potassium voltage-gated channel subfamily V member 1 — protein MELPPRGRAPPCSPLDSCSLTSLDSSVFCSEGEGEPLALGDCFTVNVGGSRFVLSQQALSCFPHTRLGKLAVVVASYRRPGGLAAVPSPLELCDDANPVDNEYFFDRSSQAFRYVLHYYRTGRLHVMEQLCALSFLQEIQYWGIDELSIDSCCRDRYFRRKELSETLDFKKDTEDQESQHESEQDFSQGPCPTVRQKLWNILEKPGSSTAARVFGVISIIFVAVSIVNMALMSAELSWLDLQLLEILEYVCISWFTGEFVLRFLCVRDRCRFLRKVPNIIDLLAILPFYITLLVESLSGSQTTQELENVGRIVQVLRLLRALRMLKLGRHSTGLRSLGMTITQCYEEVGLLLLFLSVGISIFSTIEYFAEQSIPDTTFTSVPCAWWWATTSMTTVGYGDIRPDTTTGKIVAFMCILSGILVLALPIAIINDRFSACYFTLKLREAAVRQREALKKLTKNIATDSYISVNLRDVYARSIMEMLRLKGRERASTRSSAGDDFWF, from the exons ATGGAGCTGCCTCCCCGTGGCAGGGCGCCGCCGTGCTCCCCGCTGGACAGCTGCTCCCTGACCTCCCTGGACTCCAGCGTCTTCTGCAGCGAAGGAGAAGGGGAGCCCTTGGCGCTCGGGGATTGCTTTACGGTCAACGTGGGAGGCAGCCGCTTTGTGCTCTCGCAGCAGGCGCTGTCCTGCTTCCCGCACACGCGCCTTGGCAAGCTGGCCGTGGTGGTGGCTTCCTACCGCCGCCCCGGGGGCCTGGCCGCCGTGCCTAGCCCACTGGAGCTGTGCGACGACGCCAACCCCGTGGACAACGAGTACTTCTTCGACCGCAGCTCGCAGGCGTTCCGCTACGTCCTGCACTACTACCGCACCGGCCGCCTGCACGTCATGGAGCAGCTGTGTGCGCTCTCCTTTCTCCAGGAGATCCAGTACTGGGGCATCGACGAGCTCAGCATCGACTCCTGCTGCAGAGACAG ATACTTCAGAAGAAAGGAGCTGAGTGAAACTTTAGATTTTAAGAAGGACACGGAAGACCAAGAAAGTCAACATGAGAGCGAGCAGGACTTCTCACAAGGACCTTGTCCCACCGTCCGCCAGAAGCTCTGGAATATCCTGGAGAAACCGGGGTCTTCCACAGCTGCCCGAGTCTTTGGGGTCATCTCCATCATCTTTGTGGCAGTGTCCATCGTCAACATGGCCCTCATGTCAGCCGAATTAAGCTGGCTTGACCTGCAGCTGCTGGAGATCCTGGAGTACGTGTGTATCAGCTGGTTCACCGGGGAGTTTGTCCTGCGCTTCCTGTGTGTGCGGGACAGGTGCCGCTTCCTGAGAAAGGTGCCAAACATCATAGACCTCCTGGCCATCTTGCCCTTCTACATCACCCTTCTGGTAGAGAGCCTGAGCGGGAGCCAGACCACACAGGAGCTGGAAAATGTGGGACGCATTGTCCAGGTGTTGAGGTTGCTCAGGGCTCTGCGCATGCTAAAGCTGGGCAGACATTCCACAG GATTACGCTCCCTTGGAATGACAATCACCCAGTGCTATGAAGAAGTTGGCCTACTACTCCTATTTCTATCTGTGGGAATATCCATATTTTCAACTATAGAATATTTTGCTGAACAAAGCATTCCTGACACAACCTTCACAAGTGTCCCTTGTGCATGGTGGTGGGCCACAACCTCCATGACTACTGTGGGATATGGGGACATTAGGCCAGACACCACTACAGGCAAAATCGTGGCTTTCATGTGTATATTATCAGGAATTCTTGTCTTGGCCTTGCCTATTGCTATTATTAATGATCGCTTCTCTGCTTGCTACTTCACCTTGAAACTCAGGGAAGCAGCTGTTAGACAGCGTGAAGCTCTGAAGAAGCTCACCAAGAATATAGCCACTGACTCATACATCAGTGTTAACTTGAGAGATGTCTATGCTCGAAGTATCATGGAGATGCTTCGgctaaaaggcagagaaagagcaagtACCAGAAGCAGTGCAGGAGATGATTTCTGGTTTTGA